In a single window of the Biomphalaria glabrata chromosome 5, xgBioGlab47.1, whole genome shotgun sequence genome:
- the LOC106077814 gene encoding E3 ubiquitin-protein ligase RNF170-like, whose product MNDVRKKNLVEGIGNEVLYVLFTILAGCLAVFLYFHRRQRLGLTIHPDSVNNVATTREQLQTEGGQRGSQRRANHANDGSLQCPICLGSAAFAIETNCGHVFCGHCMITYWEHQTWLGAVRCPSCRTQVSLLLLNFTSEEHAHESDERREVITKVNQYNRRYSGEARTIQEYLQDLPTLLRHTFHEFFSIGGLMWMFRLRIVILVIAAFVYLVSPLDILPEGAFGIIGFLDDIFIILFIAVYISVLYRNYVAGRGVI is encoded by the exons ATGAACgatgttaggaaaaaaaatctagtggAAGGCATTGGGAATGAAGTACTTTATGTTTTGTTCACTATCTTGGCTGGTTGCTTAGCAGTGTTTCTATATTTCCATCGCAG ACAGAGACTAGGCCTCACTATTCATCCTGACAGTGTCAATAATGTAGCCACAACTCGAGAACAACTTCAAACTGAAGGAGGTCAAAGAGGTAGCCAGAGACGAGCTAATCATGCTAATGATGGAAGTCTACAGTGCCCAATTTGTTTAGGGTCAGCAGCATTTGCCATCGAAACAAATTGTGGACATGTTTTTTGCg gtCATTGCATGATTACTTATTGGGAACACCAGACATGGCTAGGAGCAGTTAGATGTCCATCTTGTCGAACTCAG gTGTCTTTACTTCTGCTCAATTTCACTTCGGAAGAACATGCACACGAAAGTGACGAGAGACGTGAAGTAATTACTAAAGTTAACCAGTACAACAGGCGTTATTCTGGGGAAGCTAGAACt ATTCAAGAATATTTACAGGATTTGCCCACTCTATTAAGACATACATTTCATGAGTTCTTTAGCATTGGAGGATTAATGTGGATGTTTAGATTACGTATAGTGATTCTGGTTATAGCTGCCTTTGTGTATTTGGTATCCCCACTGGACATATTGCCTGAAGGAGCTTTCGGCATTATAGGTTTTCTAGATGACATCTTTATAATACTATTTATAGCTGTATATATAAGTGTCCTGTATAGAAATTATGTTGCAGGTAGAGGTGTCATTTAG
- the LOC106063749 gene encoding probable U3 small nucleolar RNA-associated protein 11, producing MSSWKKNKTQKVHRERPQPEDRAHLGMLERKKDYRERAKDFHKKEETIKKLKRKAENRNPDEFYFNMTRTKRLNGDHKLRKEAEPVVTEEQKKMMATQDRRYVLFRLSKELKKIEKLKKTLHMIDSDQKKNSHVIFVDSKEEAKHFDAAKFFDTHPAFIDRAFNRPKMETLKTGQFVTEAEQLQAVMEAKDAAYKEMTRRMDRAKELKIIADKLEAKLHTLDKSAKKKCIQQETKKSAAQYVFSFKRQK from the exons atgtcaagctggaagaaaaataaaactcagAAAGTTCACAGAGAACGGCCACAG CCAGAAGATAGGGCACATTTGGGTATgttggagagaaaaaaagattacagAGAAAGAgcaaa AGACTTCCATAAAAAAGAAGAGACAATCAAGAAATTAAAGAGGAAAGCTGAGAACAGAAACCCTGATGAGTTTTACTTTAACATGACACGTACTAAAAGATTG AATGGTGATCATAAATTGCGTAAAGAAGCTGAGCCTGTTGTAACTGAAGAGCAAAAGAAAATGATGGCAACCCAAGACAGGCGATATGTATTATTTAGACTATCTAAGGAACTAAAG aaAATTGAAAAGTTGAAAAAGACTTTACACATGATAGACAGTGATCAGAAGAAAAATTCTCATGTAATTTTTGTGGATTCAAAAGAAGAAG ctAAACATTTTGATGCTGCCAAATTCTTTGACACACATCCTgcatttatagacagagcattTAACCGACCAAAAATGGAAACTCTAAAGACTGGTCAATTTGTAACAGAGGCAGAACAATTGCAG GCTGTGATGGAGGCTAAAGATGCTGCTTACAAAGAGATGACAAGAAGAATGGACAGAGCCAAAGAACTGAAAATTATTGCTGACAAATTGGAAGCAAAACTTCATACTCTT gataaATCTGCCAAGAAAAAGTGTATACAGCAAGAGACCAAAAAGTCTGCAGCTCAATATGTCTTTTCTTTTAAGAGGCAGAAATAA